One genomic region from Balaenoptera acutorostrata chromosome 1, mBalAcu1.1, whole genome shotgun sequence encodes:
- the METTL18 gene encoding histidine protein methyltransferase 1 homolog, translating to MTFQFNFTIEDHLEDELTSLGDGALALDSSKESSVSERQKGTHRDKKRSTEQFDLLQDHLWEHKSAGNAGPSQDTDRSLNAANSSSSLEPHEKQPCLRVAKEHAMPKDLKKVLENKVIETLPGLQHMNISVVKTILLKENFPGENIISKSFSSHSDLITGVYEGGLKIWECTFDLLAYFTKAKVKFAGKKVLDLGCGSGLLGIMAFKGGAKEIHFQDYNSVVIDEVTLPNVVANSTSEDEENDVNEPDVKRCRKSKVAQELCKFRFFSGEWSEFCKLLLSSEKLFEKYDLILTSETIYNPDYYGPLHQTFLRLLDKNGRVLLASKAHYFGVGGGTHLFQKFVEERNVFEMRTLEIIDEGLKRFLIEMNFKYPS from the coding sequence ATgacttttcaatttaatttcacTATAGAAGACCATCTGGAAGATGAATTAACATCCCTTGGAGACGGAGCCTTGGCCCTAGATTCCTCAAAAGAGTCTTCAGtctcagaaagacaaaaaggTACACATAGAGACAAAAAACGTTCTACAGAACAGTTTGACCTGCTTCAGGATCATTTGTGGGAACATAAGTCAGCAGGAAATGCAGGTCCCTCTCAAGACACAGACAGGTCACTCAATGCAGCTAACAGTTCAAGTAGCTTGGAGCCACATGAAAAACAGCCCTGCTTGAGAGTTGCCAAAGAGCATGCTATGCCTAAAGATTTAAAGAAAGTGTTAGAAAATAAAGTCATAGAAACATTACCAGGTCTCCAGCATATGAACATATCAGTAGTGAAAACCATCTTGTTGAAAGAGAACTTCCCTGGAGAAAACATCATTTCAAAAAGCTTTTCTTCTCACTCTGATCTGATTACAGGTGTTTATGAAGGAGGCTTAAAAATCTGGGAATGTACCTTTGACCTCCTGGCATATTTTACAAAGGCCAAAGTGAAATTTGCTGGGAAAAAAGTGTTGGATCTTGGTTGTGGATCAGGGTTGCTGGGTATAATGGCGTTCAAGGGAGGCGCCAAAGAAATTCATTTTCAAGATTATAACAGTGTGGTGATTGATGAAGTAACCTTACCTAATGTAGTGGCTAACTCCACTTCggaagatgaagaaaatgatgtAAACGAACCAGATGTGAAAAGGTGCAGGAAATCAAAAGTAGCACAAGAACTATGTAAATTCCGGTTCTTTTCTGGGGAGTGGTCAGAGTTTTGTAAGCTTTTACTAAGCAGtgaaaaactttttgaaaaatatgatcTCATTCTTACCTCAGAAACCATTTACAATCCAGATTATTACGGTCCTTTGCACCAAACATTCCTTAGATTGTTAGATAAAAATGGACGGGTGCTCTTGGCCAGCAAAGCACATTATTTTGGTGTGGGTGGAGGTACTCATCTCTTTCAGAAGTTTGTTGAAGAAAGGAATGTATTTGAGATGAGAACACTCGAAATAATTGATGAAGGACTAAAGAGATTCCTAATTGAGATGAATTTTAAGTACCCCAGTTAA
- the FIRRM gene encoding uncharacterized protein C1orf112 homolog isoform X2, which translates to MSQERAVPASAVPLEELSSWPEELCRRELPSVLPRLLSMYQHSDSWIEHIQILKIIVEMFLPHMNHLTLEQTFFSQVLPKTVRLFDDMMYELTSQARGLSSQNLEIQTTLRNILQTMVQLLGALTGCVQHVCATQESIILENIHSLPSSVLHVIKSTFVHCKSQTFCRLFSRRPILFKSS; encoded by the exons ATGTCTCAGGAACGCGCTGTCCCGGCGAGCGCGGTTCCCCTGGAAGAATTAAGTAGCTGGCCGGAGGAGCTATGCCGCCGGGAACTGCCATCTGTCCTGCCTCGTCTCCTT tCTATGTATCAGCATTCTGACAGTTGGATTGAGCATATTC AAATTCTGAAAATTATTGTAGAAATGTTTTTACCTCATATGAACCACCTGACATTGGAACAGACTTTCTTTTCACAAGTGCTGCCAAAG ACTGTGAGATTATTTGATGACATGATGTATGAGTTAACCAGTCAAGCCAGAGGACTATCAAGCCAAAATTTAGAAATCCAGACCACTCTAAGAAATATTTTACAG ACAATGGTACAGCTATTAGGAGCTCTTACAGGATGTGTTCAGCATGTCTGTGCCACTCAGGAATCCATCATTCTAGAAAATATTCACAGTCTTCCCTCCTCAGTCCTACATGTAATCAAAAGTACATTTGTACATTGTAAG TCTCAGACCTTCTGCAGGCTCTTTTCAAGGAGGCCTATTCTCTTCAAAAGCAGCTAA